Proteins encoded in a region of the Streptococcus sanguinis genome:
- the cps4B gene encoding capsular polysaccharide biosynthesis protein Cps4B produces the protein MIDIHSHIIFDVDDGPKNFEDSKKLLEESYRQGVRTIISTSHRRKGMFETPEETISANFKMVKELAELVAPDLTVLYGAEVYYTSDVADKLEKGIFPSLAGTRYVLIEFSMATPYKDIHTGLAQILRLGLTPVVAHIERYHCLENDEKKVQELINMGCYTQINSSSVLKPKLLGDSHKFMKKRAQFFLEKDLVHFVASDMHNLSQRPPFMKEAFDIVAKKYGSRRAEALFGGNQALLLKNELI, from the coding sequence ATGATTGATATCCATTCTCATATTATCTTTGATGTGGACGATGGTCCTAAGAATTTTGAGGATTCTAAAAAACTGCTGGAAGAAAGTTATCGACAGGGAGTTCGGACCATCATCTCTACTTCTCATCGCAGAAAGGGTATGTTTGAAACGCCTGAAGAGACCATTAGCGCTAATTTTAAAATGGTAAAAGAACTGGCAGAGCTTGTAGCGCCTGACTTGACGGTTCTCTATGGGGCAGAGGTTTACTACACTAGCGATGTGGCGGATAAGTTGGAAAAGGGGATTTTCCCCAGTCTAGCAGGCACACGCTATGTGCTGATTGAGTTTAGCATGGCGACGCCTTATAAAGACATCCATACAGGTCTAGCTCAGATTTTGCGCTTAGGTCTAACCCCAGTCGTGGCTCATATTGAGCGCTATCACTGCCTGGAAAATGATGAAAAGAAGGTGCAGGAACTCATTAATATGGGCTGCTATACTCAGATTAACAGCTCCAGTGTTCTGAAGCCTAAGCTGCTTGGAGACTCGCATAAATTTATGAAAAAACGGGCTCAGTTCTTTTTGGAAAAGGACTTGGTCCACTTTGTTGCCAGCGACATGCACAATCTAAGCCAGAGACCGCCCTTTATGAAAGAGGCCTTTGACATCGTCGCTAAGAAATACGGTTCTCGCCGGGCAGAGGCCCTCTTTGGTGGCAACCAAGCTTTATTATTGAAAAATGAATTGATTTAG
- a CDS encoding Wzz/FepE/Etk N-terminal domain-containing protein — protein sequence MEKQEKQIVEIDILSLLRALWLKKFTIVLGAVLFSLLAFGYSVFIAKKMYQSTTRIYVVSRQNETQAALTNQDLQAGSYLVKDFKEIILSQAVLSQAISELKLQTSPRELTRHITVSVPADTRIVSITVKDDNPEEAARIANAFRNIAAEKIIEVTKVSDVTTLEEATVPAEPSSPNIRRNVILGFLGGSVLMSIFIIAVEILDDRVKKPEDIEEVMGLTLLGVIPDMNRM from the coding sequence ATGGAAAAACAAGAAAAGCAAATCGTAGAAATCGATATTTTGTCCTTGCTGAGAGCCTTATGGCTGAAGAAATTTACCATTGTATTGGGAGCGGTGCTCTTTTCTTTACTGGCTTTTGGCTACAGCGTGTTTATTGCTAAGAAAATGTATCAGAGCACCACACGCATCTATGTGGTTAGCCGTCAGAATGAAACGCAGGCAGCTTTGACTAATCAGGACCTGCAGGCGGGTTCATACCTCGTTAAGGACTTTAAGGAAATCATTCTGTCACAGGCGGTTCTGTCACAGGCAATTAGTGAGTTGAAACTGCAAACGTCACCAAGAGAGCTGACGCGTCACATCACCGTTTCCGTTCCGGCGGATACTCGTATCGTTTCGATTACGGTTAAAGATGACAACCCAGAGGAAGCGGCTCGCATTGCCAATGCCTTCCGTAATATTGCTGCTGAGAAAATTATCGAGGTGACAAAAGTTTCTGATGTGACAACTTTGGAAGAAGCAACAGTCCCAGCAGAGCCTTCTTCACCAAATATTCGGCGTAATGTTATCTTAGGATTTTTAGGGGGCAGCGTCCTGATGTCAATCTTTATCATCGCTGTAGAAATCCTGGATGATCGGGTGAAGAAGCCAGAGGACATTGAAGAAGTCATGGGCTTGACGCTGTTGGGCGTTATCCCAGATATGAACAGAATGTAA
- a CDS encoding polysaccharide biosynthesis tyrosine autokinase, with translation MATLELVRKKRNLVKLTEEYYNALSTNVQLSGANIKMVEISSVTANEGKSTTSVNLAAAFARAGHKTLMIDADIRNSVMSGVFSSQRKVSGLTDYLSGQAALHEVINDTDLDNLDVILSGPVSPNPTGLLQSKQFEALLTDLRVRYDYIIVDTSPIGLVIDAAIIAQKCDASFLVTQAGHIKRKAVMKAKEQLEQTGTPFLGVVLNKYNIDLERYGAYGTYGGYGSYGNYGK, from the coding sequence ATGGCAACCTTAGAATTAGTTAGGAAAAAAAGGAACCTTGTCAAACTAACCGAGGAATACTACAATGCTCTAAGTACTAATGTACAGCTGAGTGGCGCCAATATCAAGATGGTCGAAATAAGCTCGGTGACGGCAAATGAAGGAAAGTCTACAACCTCAGTGAATCTCGCGGCCGCCTTTGCCAGAGCTGGTCATAAGACCTTGATGATCGATGCGGATATCCGCAACTCAGTCATGTCCGGTGTGTTTAGCAGTCAGAGAAAAGTATCAGGACTGACGGACTATTTGTCAGGACAGGCTGCCCTGCATGAAGTCATCAACGATACAGATCTGGACAACCTAGATGTGATCTTATCTGGTCCAGTATCACCTAATCCGACGGGGCTTTTGCAAAGCAAGCAGTTTGAAGCGCTTTTGACTGACTTGCGTGTCCGCTATGACTACATCATCGTAGATACTTCACCGATTGGTCTGGTCATTGATGCGGCTATCATCGCCCAGAAATGCGATGCTAGCTTCTTGGTGACGCAAGCAGGCCATATTAAACGAAAAGCGGTCATGAAGGCTAAAGAGCAGTTGGAACAAACGGGAACTCCTTTTTTGGGTGTTGTCCTCAATAAATATAACATTGATTTGGAACGCTATGGTGCCTACGGAACTTATGGGGGATATGGCAGCTATGGCAATTATGGGAAATAG
- a CDS encoding polysaccharide biosynthesis protein — MTRARKRVILIIVDIILLSISQGISKFFLAKYVGITDLSFISILMGIIVLYLTFATLSNVFSTITRYTDYKTMFRVGGSILGAYSIVYIVEKIFYESTNSRYIVLSMLLSFLLVIASRLTWREIHEFVQHPSALLGKKVDGTKTLVVGSGDGASLFIKTAQQKSKDLKIVAIVDDDKNKQNTYLHGVKVVGTTEQIPEIVGNYEVEQIVIAIPSLAPDDYERIVEYCQQTEVKVNAMPKYEQVITGKLSVSKLQEIDIADLLGRKEVKLDQQSLKSNIKCKTVLVTGAGGSIGSELCRQIAQFCPARLLLLGHGENSIYLIHKELSSRYKDDIELIPIIADIQDRERIFHIMETYRPDRVYHAAAHKHVPLMEYNPTEAVKNNIYGTRNVAEAAKAAGVAKFVMISTDKAVNPPNVMGATKRVAEMVVTSLNEEGKTLFSAVRFGNVLGSRGSVVPLFKEQIAKGGPITVTDFRMTRYFMTIPEASRLVIQAGALMQGGEVFVLDMGEPVKILDLAKKMITLSGHTEEEIQIQEAGIRPGEKLYEELLSAKEKVNDQVYEKIFVGNVQSLPKIEVDSYVDSLLTLGANDLKDSLVKFAQQ, encoded by the coding sequence ATGACAAGAGCGAGAAAAAGAGTCATCTTAATTATTGTTGATATTATTTTGCTCAGTATAAGTCAGGGGATTTCAAAATTCTTCTTAGCAAAATATGTCGGGATAACGGATTTGTCTTTTATCTCTATTTTAATGGGGATTATTGTACTATATTTGACATTTGCAACACTGTCGAATGTCTTTTCTACCATTACAAGGTATACAGATTACAAAACAATGTTTCGAGTAGGGGGCTCAATTTTGGGAGCTTACTCGATTGTATACATTGTAGAGAAAATTTTTTACGAATCCACAAACAGTAGATATATTGTCCTTTCTATGCTGCTATCGTTTTTGTTGGTTATTGCTTCAAGGCTGACTTGGCGGGAGATTCATGAATTCGTGCAGCACCCTTCAGCCTTACTGGGTAAGAAAGTAGATGGGACGAAGACCCTTGTTGTTGGTTCAGGGGATGGTGCCAGTCTCTTTATCAAGACAGCCCAGCAAAAATCAAAAGATTTAAAGATAGTCGCGATTGTAGATGATGATAAGAATAAGCAAAATACGTATCTTCATGGAGTAAAAGTTGTAGGAACAACTGAGCAGATACCTGAAATTGTAGGGAATTATGAAGTCGAACAAATTGTCATTGCCATTCCTTCGTTGGCTCCGGATGATTACGAGCGAATCGTAGAGTATTGCCAACAGACGGAGGTCAAGGTCAATGCCATGCCTAAGTATGAACAGGTAATTACGGGGAAACTATCTGTCAGCAAACTTCAGGAAATTGACATTGCAGATCTGTTGGGGCGTAAAGAAGTTAAGCTGGATCAGCAAAGTTTGAAGTCCAATATTAAATGCAAGACAGTACTAGTTACGGGGGCCGGTGGGTCTATCGGCTCGGAACTTTGCCGTCAGATTGCTCAATTCTGCCCAGCTAGGCTCCTGCTTCTAGGTCATGGAGAAAATTCAATTTATTTGATTCACAAGGAGCTGTCAAGCCGTTATAAAGATGATATTGAGTTGATTCCAATCATTGCAGATATTCAAGATAGAGAGAGGATTTTCCATATTATGGAAACCTATCGTCCTGATCGAGTGTACCATGCAGCAGCTCACAAGCATGTTCCTTTGATGGAGTACAATCCGACAGAAGCGGTCAAAAACAATATCTATGGCACGCGAAATGTAGCAGAAGCAGCAAAGGCAGCTGGTGTCGCGAAATTTGTCATGATCTCTACAGATAAGGCAGTCAACCCGCCTAATGTTATGGGGGCAACTAAGCGTGTGGCCGAAATGGTCGTGACCAGTTTAAATGAAGAAGGAAAGACTCTTTTCTCAGCTGTCCGCTTTGGGAATGTTTTGGGCAGCCGAGGTAGTGTTGTTCCTTTGTTCAAGGAGCAGATTGCCAAGGGAGGTCCTATCACCGTAACGGACTTTCGAATGACACGCTATTTCATGACGATACCAGAAGCCAGCCGCTTGGTGATTCAGGCTGGGGCCTTGATGCAAGGGGGAGAGGTTTTTGTCTTGGATATGGGCGAGCCTGTGAAAATTTTGGACCTAGCTAAAAAGATGATTACGCTCAGCGGCCATACTGAAGAGGAGATTCAGATTCAGGAAGCAGGCATTCGACCAGGTGAAAAGCTTTATGAGGAGCTCTTGTCTGCCAAGGAAAAGGTTAATGATCAAGTCTATGAAAAGATTTTTGTAGGGAATGTTCAGTCACTGCCTAAGATAGAGGTGGATTCCTATGTGGACTCCCTTCTGACTCTTGGTGCAAATGACCTCAAGGATAGCCTGGTAAAGTTTGCACAGCAATAA
- a CDS encoding sugar transferase, protein MYKFFKRTLDIVLSFLGMFVLSPFFLFLVLAIKLDSKGPVLFKQKRVGLHKKHFYILKFRTMRIDTPKDTPTHLLENPEQWITKVGKFLRKTSLDELPQIWNIFVGDMSIIGPRPALWNQYDLIEERDRYGANDVLPGLTGWAQIHGRDELPIAKKAELDGYYVQHLSFGLDVRCFFGTIKSVAKSEGVVEGGTGNMEKKD, encoded by the coding sequence ATGTATAAATTTTTTAAACGAACATTAGATATAGTCTTGTCATTCTTAGGAATGTTTGTCCTATCACCATTTTTTCTGTTTCTAGTACTTGCTATTAAATTGGATTCAAAAGGACCAGTTTTGTTCAAACAGAAGCGGGTCGGTCTGCATAAGAAACACTTCTATATTTTGAAATTCAGAACGATGCGAATTGACACACCTAAGGATACTCCAACTCATTTACTTGAAAATCCTGAGCAATGGATTACAAAGGTTGGGAAATTTCTTAGGAAGACATCTCTGGATGAGTTGCCTCAGATTTGGAATATTTTTGTGGGTGATATGAGTATCATAGGTCCAAGACCGGCTCTTTGGAATCAGTATGATTTGATTGAAGAGCGAGACCGCTATGGAGCAAATGATGTTTTGCCAGGTCTGACAGGATGGGCTCAGATTCATGGGCGAGATGAGTTGCCGATTGCCAAGAAAGCTGAATTGGACGGCTACTACGTCCAGCATTTGTCTTTTGGATTAGATGTCCGCTGTTTCTTTGGAACCATTAAGAGTGTTGCTAAGAGCGAAGGTGTTGTCGAAGGCGGCACGGGAAATATGGAAAAGAAAGATTAA
- a CDS encoding NAD-dependent epimerase/dehydratase family protein, with protein sequence MKRILITGEGSYIGRSFKRYVSSREDVQVDELDVRGETWKEKDFSSFDVILHLAAIVHISNPSKEMESVYNQVNTQLPYELAQKAKREGVKQFIFMSSMSVYGEILGDRVITKETQESPDSFYGKSKLAAEQLLAELESEDFKLAVLRPPMVYGHQTKGNYKRLSKLAQKLPVFPLVQNERSMIYIDNLCEFIRLIVQNQDSGVFYPQNQDYVNTSQLVKEIKRTHGQRVVLLPAFNWILKRLSRYVSTLNKLFSDLTYEKEMSSYSQSYQVADFRRSIEKTEKGN encoded by the coding sequence ATGAAAAGAATATTAATTACGGGAGAGGGTAGCTATATCGGCCGGAGCTTTAAGAGGTATGTTTCCTCACGGGAGGATGTTCAGGTTGATGAGCTAGACGTCCGCGGGGAAACCTGGAAGGAGAAAGATTTTTCGTCTTTTGATGTAATTTTGCATTTGGCGGCGATTGTCCATATCTCCAACCCATCAAAAGAGATGGAATCGGTATATAATCAAGTCAATACTCAGCTACCTTATGAATTGGCTCAAAAGGCTAAACGCGAAGGTGTCAAACAGTTTATCTTTATGAGCAGCATGAGCGTCTATGGCGAAATTTTGGGAGATCGGGTTATCACAAAGGAGACACAAGAGAGTCCTGATTCTTTTTATGGCAAAAGCAAACTAGCTGCTGAGCAACTTCTAGCGGAATTGGAGAGCGAAGATTTCAAATTAGCAGTTTTACGGCCGCCCATGGTTTATGGTCATCAAACTAAGGGAAATTATAAGCGACTGTCAAAGTTGGCTCAGAAGCTACCAGTCTTCCCTTTGGTTCAGAATGAACGTAGTATGATTTATATTGATAACCTTTGTGAGTTTATCAGACTGATTGTTCAGAATCAAGACAGCGGTGTTTTCTATCCTCAAAATCAGGACTATGTCAATACCTCTCAGCTAGTCAAAGAAATAAAACGGACTCATGGTCAGAGAGTAGTCTTGCTGCCTGCATTTAACTGGATTTTAAAAAGATTGTCCCGCTATGTTTCGACTCTAAATAAGCTGTTTTCAGATTTAACTTATGAAAAAGAGATGTCTAGCTATTCTCAGTCTTATCAGGTGGCAGATTTTAGGAGGTCTATTGAGAAGACGGAGAAGGGAAACTAG
- a CDS encoding glycosyltransferase, translating into MGGLLVKFSVLMSVYQRENPDFLRKSLNSVLIEQSRKPDELVLVEDGSLTEELYQTIQDFKETFPEMKVLLLKENVGLGEALHRGVEACSYDWIARMDTDDIATPDRFQQQVDYIEQHPQLDVLGGNIIEFDTEPDQIVAEKQMPLSHEEIIKRLQRRNPFCHMTVFFKKSSVLKAGNYKPLPLVEDYYLWARMAAQGCRFANLNRVLVYARVGNGMHTRRSQTEQIASWKVVNTFLLSHGMLNQGQYYQNMLMIRAFVGTPIWIKAFIYKYLLRRK; encoded by the coding sequence ATGGGGGGATTGTTAGTGAAGTTTTCGGTATTGATGTCTGTCTATCAGAGGGAGAATCCGGATTTCTTAAGAAAGAGTCTAAATAGCGTTCTTATAGAGCAGAGCCGAAAGCCAGATGAGCTTGTCCTGGTAGAGGATGGGTCGCTGACAGAAGAGCTTTATCAGACGATTCAAGATTTCAAGGAAACATTTCCAGAGATGAAAGTTCTACTCTTAAAGGAAAATGTCGGATTGGGAGAAGCTTTGCATCGGGGAGTTGAGGCTTGCTCTTATGATTGGATTGCTAGAATGGATACAGATGACATTGCGACACCGGACCGTTTCCAGCAACAAGTGGACTATATTGAGCAGCATCCGCAGTTAGATGTTTTGGGTGGCAATATCATAGAATTTGACACGGAACCAGATCAAATAGTGGCAGAGAAACAAATGCCGCTTTCCCATGAAGAGATTATAAAAAGGTTGCAACGGAGAAATCCTTTCTGTCACATGACGGTCTTTTTTAAGAAATCATCTGTTTTAAAAGCAGGCAATTACAAGCCCTTGCCTTTAGTGGAAGACTATTATCTTTGGGCGAGAATGGCTGCTCAGGGCTGTCGTTTCGCCAATCTTAATCGGGTCTTGGTTTATGCTCGCGTCGGAAACGGCATGCATACGAGAAGAAGCCAGACAGAGCAGATTGCCAGCTGGAAAGTAGTCAACACTTTTTTGCTGTCACATGGTATGTTGAACCAAGGGCAATATTATCAAAATATGTTGATGATTCGCGCTTTTGTGGGAACGCCTATTTGGATAAAAGCGTTTATTTATAAGTATCTGCTTAGAAGAAAGTAA
- a CDS encoding glycosyltransferase family 2 protein: MISVVMATYNGADFILEQLDSIRTQKLKPDQVIICDDCSTDQTVALIKDYVTKHQLTDWQLIENQENLGHYRTFIKLASLAEHDIVFFADQDDKWLPDKTAALQKVLLETDAAMVYGQSYLIDQNGQVIKEPKVSGDRQERNLAWLLKKWPSGYQTAFRKSVLADILQQQYTDYPGFDYHDVLFGMLAPLYGKVVCLDQLLDQHRIHQANVTQSASSLSFNKTRLSRINYLQKVISRYESVKKIAEERQISEADHRQVTRALALTNLRLKLLQSRNPFWALGLMFQIREYRTIKDFISDLVYTYSLNGLARRLLKKFGR, translated from the coding sequence ATGATTTCTGTCGTGATGGCGACCTATAATGGGGCGGATTTTATTTTGGAGCAACTAGACTCTATCCGCACTCAAAAGCTGAAGCCTGATCAGGTCATTATCTGTGATGACTGTTCGACAGATCAGACAGTGGCACTAATCAAGGACTACGTCACCAAGCACCAACTGACTGATTGGCAGTTGATTGAAAATCAGGAAAATTTGGGCCATTATCGAACTTTTATAAAATTAGCGAGTTTAGCTGAGCACGATATTGTTTTTTTCGCTGATCAGGATGATAAATGGCTGCCTGATAAAACAGCTGCCTTGCAGAAAGTGCTGTTAGAAACAGACGCTGCTATGGTGTATGGCCAGTCTTACTTGATTGATCAAAATGGTCAGGTCATCAAGGAGCCCAAGGTTTCAGGAGACAGGCAAGAAAGAAATCTAGCTTGGCTTCTGAAAAAATGGCCGTCAGGTTATCAGACAGCTTTTAGAAAGTCGGTACTGGCTGATATCTTGCAGCAGCAATATACGGATTATCCTGGATTTGATTATCATGACGTTTTATTTGGTATGCTGGCTCCATTGTATGGAAAAGTTGTTTGCTTGGACCAGCTTCTAGATCAGCATCGCATTCATCAGGCGAATGTAACCCAGTCTGCGTCGTCGCTTAGTTTTAACAAAACAAGGTTATCTAGGATTAACTATTTACAGAAGGTCATCAGTCGCTATGAGTCTGTGAAAAAAATCGCAGAGGAGCGACAGATTTCTGAGGCGGATCATCGCCAGGTTACTAGGGCTTTGGCCTTGACCAATCTTAGACTGAAATTATTACAGTCTAGAAATCCATTTTGGGCTTTGGGCCTAATGTTTCAAATAAGGGAGTATCGAACAATAAAAGATTTCATCAGTGATTTGGTATACACCTACTCACTGAATGGACTTGCTAGGAGATTATTGAAAAAGTTTGGGAGGTAA
- a CDS encoding LicD family protein yields the protein MRGTSKIEWELALGERFSPMYQKITDDKLKVLQKAYLQMYKKFDAECRRHHIHSYMVAGTLIGSLRHGGYIPWDDDIDLVMFREDYNRLQEIFADSEDFELISPADATDSVFKVLKLQSKSLTYYDVLGEGFSKKKHLYLDMLPIDFVPENNMLRKLKGLLFRALDLSHNSSRCYTKFTPHLTYMAKESKELRQNLWIRRLIGFPSFIMGPANMYKLMEKLIQSNKKTSKITIAYGVKGYLGETIDYESFYPAKKYSFEGYEFDGPNDADKYLTNRYGDYMTPPERKEQTERHVRLRDNWVELIEGR from the coding sequence ATGAGAGGAACCAGTAAGATTGAATGGGAGTTGGCTTTGGGAGAACGCTTCAGCCCCATGTATCAGAAAATTACGGATGATAAATTAAAGGTTTTGCAAAAAGCCTATTTACAAATGTATAAAAAATTTGATGCAGAGTGTCGTCGGCATCATATTCATTCCTACATGGTTGCAGGGACCTTGATTGGTTCTTTGCGACATGGGGGCTATATCCCTTGGGACGATGATATCGACTTAGTGATGTTCCGAGAGGACTACAATCGTTTGCAGGAAATCTTTGCGGACAGCGAGGACTTCGAGCTGATCTCGCCTGCGGATGCGACAGACAGTGTCTTTAAGGTTCTAAAGCTGCAGAGCAAGTCACTGACCTACTATGATGTTTTAGGAGAAGGTTTCAGTAAAAAGAAACATCTTTATCTTGATATGCTGCCAATTGACTTTGTCCCAGAGAATAACATGCTTCGCAAGCTCAAAGGTCTTCTATTCAGAGCCTTGGATTTGTCACACAACAGCTCGCGCTGCTATACGAAGTTTACTCCGCATCTGACCTATATGGCTAAAGAATCCAAAGAACTCAGACAAAATCTTTGGATTAGAAGACTGATAGGCTTCCCTTCTTTTATCATGGGGCCGGCTAATATGTATAAGTTGATGGAAAAACTCATCCAGTCTAATAAGAAGACTTCAAAAATAACAATTGCTTATGGTGTCAAAGGCTATTTGGGAGAGACAATCGATTATGAAAGTTTCTATCCAGCTAAGAAGTATTCCTTTGAAGGCTATGAGTTCGATGGACCTAATGATGCGGACAAGTATCTGACTAATCGCTACGGTGATTACATGACACCGCCTGAAAGAAAAGAACAGACAGAACGTCATGTCAGACTGAGAGATAATTGGGTTGAATTAATAGAAGGAAGATAA
- a CDS encoding O-antigen polymerase produces MVFLLILGGLFLLFLTIKTVGRDYANPAFIYLAIWMIASIFTAFYSSKWGEGLSLITVTVIFVGNAIFLMGVLLSSNLFAERKLDAKPSQIKVSNFFIILVLLFLAYAVRFIYSDLLYLAAQSKQVPGGLFKTIELARHMTTNYDFSLSRLSLNLLRVNFSLGIVFFYFFCESLFSGKDGIFYKGKLLLVSLISLGVSLLSTGRTELLGLVAGYAIVYMLFFSKYYSWKDSRYGVKLFRSLLIIGFVFLVLFMAVGTFVLNRVDSRAEFGILDNLVKYMGSPIQALDYYLKNPTLYSDNQVFGENTLIAIYGTLKSLGLSSHDLTPFLPVVHFNDDKTNVYTIYYYFIKDFGYFSVLIFQLLYGFFYGSFYYSIKKRYFTPLKVIVFALFAYPLVISFFQETLLSLLTTHINRIIYAFVIYMAADLLSRVRFTTRGRKVSV; encoded by the coding sequence ATGGTTTTTTTACTAATTTTGGGAGGCCTTTTCCTATTGTTTTTGACAATCAAAACAGTAGGAAGAGACTACGCTAACCCGGCTTTTATATATCTGGCAATATGGATGATAGCAAGCATTTTTACTGCATTTTATTCATCCAAATGGGGAGAGGGACTTTCTCTGATAACGGTCACAGTTATCTTTGTTGGAAATGCCATTTTTTTAATGGGAGTCCTGTTGTCATCGAATTTGTTTGCTGAGAGGAAGTTGGACGCCAAACCTAGTCAAATAAAGGTGAGTAATTTTTTCATTATTTTAGTTCTCTTATTTTTGGCTTATGCGGTCAGGTTTATTTATTCCGATTTGCTTTATTTGGCGGCGCAGAGTAAGCAGGTACCGGGGGGATTGTTTAAAACTATTGAATTGGCTCGGCATATGACTACAAATTATGATTTCTCTCTTAGTCGTCTTAGCCTCAATTTGTTGCGGGTTAACTTTTCCTTAGGAATTGTTTTCTTCTATTTTTTCTGTGAGTCTCTTTTTTCGGGAAAAGATGGCATTTTTTACAAGGGAAAGTTACTGCTGGTTAGTCTGATTTCTTTAGGTGTTTCCCTCTTGTCTACCGGACGTACGGAGTTGCTGGGCTTGGTTGCAGGCTATGCTATTGTGTATATGTTGTTTTTCTCGAAGTATTATTCGTGGAAAGACAGCAGGTATGGTGTGAAGCTTTTTCGATCTTTGCTGATAATTGGATTTGTATTCCTTGTCTTATTCATGGCGGTTGGAACCTTTGTTCTCAATCGAGTGGATAGTCGGGCAGAGTTCGGAATTTTAGATAATTTGGTTAAATATATGGGTTCACCCATTCAGGCTTTAGACTATTATCTGAAAAATCCTACTCTTTATAGCGATAATCAAGTCTTTGGAGAAAATACTCTTATTGCTATCTATGGAACATTGAAATCCCTCGGTCTGTCTAGCCATGATCTGACACCTTTCTTGCCTGTTGTTCATTTTAACGACGATAAAACCAATGTTTACACAATTTATTACTACTTTATCAAGGATTTTGGCTATTTCTCAGTCCTTATCTTTCAGCTTTTATATGGCTTCTTTTACGGAAGTTTCTACTATTCTATCAAAAAACGCTATTTCACCCCGCTAAAGGTTATTGTTTTCGCTTTATTTGCGTATCCTTTAGTCATTTCATTCTTTCAGGAAACTTTGCTGTCATTGCTGACAACCCATATTAATCGGATTATCTATGCTTTTGTGATTTATATGGCAGCTGATTTACTGAGTAGAGTACGATTTACAACGAGAGGAAGGAAAGTATCGGTATGA
- the ispD gene encoding 2-C-methyl-D-erythritol 4-phosphate cytidylyltransferase, with product MTTSALIFAGGTGSRMNTKTLPKQFLELHGKPIIIHTIEHFEDHPAVSDIVVVCVDGWLDYCRDLLARFNIKKVSQVVPGGETGQMSIFNGLAVLREKYKNDDDYVLIHDGVRPLIDGGIISKNIEAAKKYGAAITVKPVIETVIQVDEADVINQVIERSTCQTAVAPQTFALSKIHSLHLKAQAENQFDMTDSATLARYFGLPLHTVMGGSENIKITTPSDFYIFRAIYEARENAQIFG from the coding sequence ATGACGACATCGGCTCTGATATTTGCAGGCGGCACAGGCAGCCGCATGAATACTAAGACCTTGCCCAAGCAGTTTTTAGAGTTGCATGGTAAGCCTATTATTATTCATACGATTGAGCACTTTGAAGACCATCCGGCAGTATCGGACATTGTGGTTGTCTGTGTAGACGGCTGGCTGGACTACTGCAGAGATTTATTAGCTCGATTCAATATTAAAAAAGTCAGTCAAGTGGTTCCTGGTGGAGAGACTGGACAAATGTCTATCTTTAATGGTCTCGCTGTTTTACGGGAAAAGTACAAGAATGATGACGACTATGTGTTGATTCATGATGGTGTTCGCCCTTTGATTGACGGGGGAATCATTTCTAAAAATATTGAGGCAGCAAAAAAGTATGGGGCAGCTATTACGGTTAAGCCGGTTATCGAAACAGTTATTCAGGTCGATGAGGCGGATGTTATTAATCAGGTTATCGAGCGTTCCACTTGCCAGACAGCTGTCGCCCCTCAAACCTTTGCGCTTTCAAAGATTCACTCCCTGCATTTAAAAGCTCAGGCAGAGAATCAATTTGATATGACGGATTCTGCGACACTGGCTCGTTATTTTGGACTCCCTCTGCATACAGTCATGGGGGGCAGCGAAAATATCAAAATTACGACTCCATCTGATTTTTATATCTTTAGAGCGATTTACGAAGCGCGTGAAAATGCACAAATTTTTGGTTGA